The Stappia sp. genome window below encodes:
- a CDS encoding NAD-glutamate dehydrogenase yields the protein MPDAREQAKTKLIDAVLERLGEEVRPFARDMYARGAAEDLVTYSADDLAAFARAAWDGLARHPLDTHSVRVDNPAAPSDGSRAGDVTIVEIVNDNMPFLVDSVMGELQSSGLDVRLVLHPILAVERNEAGDLVAYHGSTNAQGKGRRESLIHIHVPRMDTEVERAALADRLDQVMQDVHVAVRDWGAMRARLAEAIATYKDMPPPIPVDELAEAIQFLEWLAADNFTLLGMREYYFEGGVAQGELSHKKGTGLGLLADPSVRVLRRGSEFVLITPEIRDFLMKPEALIVSKANVKSRVHRRVHMDYVGIKLFDDAGALVGELRVVGLLTATAYTLSTKSIPFLRRKVDSVLTRAGHDPESHSGRALLNVLESYPRDELFQIDPDLLYHNAIAILQLDERPRIRVLARRDRFDRFVSILCFVPRDRHTTETRIRIGAYLAEAFDGRLSAWYMTYPEGPLARVHFIIGRDQGETPDPSQEVLEQAVADIVRTWADDLKGVLRTAYGGTRALEQAQRYADAFQAGYREIYSAETALADIRIVERLSDAADTALEFTRRAGDAANRVLLKVYHHLLPIPLSARVPILENMGFRVINERTYRITPADRPLAYLHELTLEPAGGEAIDLTDDLRTRLEALFMAVWRGRAESDGYNALVLSAGLAWRDIAMLRALSRYLRQAGIRYSEDYMWRTLNRYADITTKLVEMFHLRFDPDPNGEDRSLGAARVERDLFDRLDTVDSLDDDRILRRFENVINAMLRTNFYQLDAHGQAKPTFAFKLDPRRIEELPLPRPFREIFVYSPRVEGVHLRFGMVARGGLRWSDRAQDFRTEVLGLVKAQQVKNAVIVPVGAKGGFVPKQLPVGGSREEVFKEGTSAYKIFISSLLDVTDNLSGDAVWPPERVVRHDDDDPYLVVAADKGTATFSDTANGISESRNFWLGDAFASGGSAGYDHKKMGITARGAWEAVKRHFREMNRDIQSEPFTVAGIGDMSGDVFGNGMLLSKAIRLVAAFDHRDIFLDPDPDPATTWEERKRVFDLGRSSWADYDASLISEGGGVFSRQSKSIPLSAQVQEMLGLAKPKATPQEVMTAILKMKVDLLWFGGIGTYVRAAGESDADVGDRANDAIRVTAADLGARVVGEGANLGMTQKARIAFNRRGGRCNSDAIDNSAGVNSSDLEVNIKIGLGAAVRANRLSLPDRNALLAEMTEEVAALVLRNNYLQTLAISLSETRGMEEFGYQRRMMRQLEQAGLLDRAVEELPDDAALDELEAAELGLTRAETGVLLAYAKLTLYDRLLDSDVPDDAYLAKELFRYFPQQMQEAYAEEIAGHRLRREIIATMLANSMINRGGPTYLTRIADQTGAEPAQIAQAFAIVRDAYGLTALNGEIDTLDTRIDGALQLELYRAVQDLVLEQTVWMLRNVAVGAGLEAEVTRFRDGIQALAPELLSIVQDSARAGIAAETARLEAGGVPKELAARIARLPVETEIPDIILVAEQSGRDLAEVADVFFKVAAHFRLGAMEAKARDLKILDYYDGLALDRARATLAGAHRDVTRDALEAGGFETWLATHETRVTRTARAAGEIIEGDLSVSKFSVAAGLLAELA from the coding sequence ATGCCCGACGCACGTGAGCAGGCCAAAACCAAGCTGATCGATGCCGTGCTGGAGCGACTTGGCGAGGAGGTCCGCCCCTTCGCGCGCGACATGTACGCACGCGGGGCGGCCGAGGACCTCGTCACCTACAGTGCGGACGATCTCGCGGCGTTCGCGCGCGCGGCCTGGGACGGGCTCGCCCGCCATCCGCTCGACACCCATTCGGTGCGCGTCGACAATCCGGCCGCGCCGAGCGACGGCAGCCGCGCCGGCGACGTGACGATCGTCGAGATCGTCAATGACAACATGCCGTTTCTCGTCGATTCGGTGATGGGCGAATTGCAGTCCAGCGGTCTGGACGTGCGCCTCGTGCTGCACCCGATCCTGGCGGTCGAGCGCAACGAGGCCGGCGATCTCGTCGCCTATCACGGCAGCACGAACGCCCAGGGCAAGGGCCGGCGCGAAAGCCTCATTCACATTCACGTGCCGCGCATGGACACCGAGGTGGAGCGCGCCGCGCTGGCCGACCGGCTCGACCAGGTGATGCAGGACGTGCATGTCGCGGTGCGCGACTGGGGCGCGATGCGCGCCCGCCTCGCCGAGGCGATCGCCACCTACAAGGATATGCCGCCGCCGATCCCGGTCGACGAGCTCGCCGAGGCGATCCAGTTCCTGGAATGGCTGGCGGCCGACAATTTCACCCTGCTGGGCATGCGCGAATACTATTTCGAGGGCGGGGTCGCCCAGGGCGAGCTGTCGCACAAGAAGGGCACGGGCCTCGGCCTGCTCGCCGATCCGAGCGTGCGCGTGCTGCGGCGCGGGTCGGAATTCGTGCTGATCACGCCGGAAATCCGCGACTTCCTGATGAAGCCGGAGGCGCTGATCGTCTCCAAGGCCAACGTCAAGAGCCGCGTGCACCGGCGGGTCCACATGGACTACGTCGGCATCAAGCTGTTCGACGATGCCGGCGCGCTCGTCGGCGAATTGCGGGTGGTCGGCCTGCTCACGGCGACGGCCTACACGCTGTCGACCAAGAGCATCCCCTTCCTGCGCCGCAAGGTGGACAGCGTGCTGACCCGCGCCGGACACGACCCGGAAAGCCATTCGGGCCGCGCCCTGCTCAACGTTCTGGAGAGCTACCCGCGCGACGAGCTGTTCCAGATCGACCCGGACCTGCTCTATCACAACGCCATCGCCATCCTGCAGCTCGACGAGCGGCCGCGCATCCGCGTGCTCGCGCGCCGCGACCGGTTCGACCGCTTCGTGTCGATCCTGTGCTTCGTGCCGCGCGACCGCCACACGACCGAGACCCGCATCCGCATCGGCGCCTATCTGGCCGAGGCCTTCGACGGGCGCCTGTCGGCCTGGTACATGACCTATCCGGAAGGTCCGCTGGCCCGCGTGCATTTCATCATCGGGCGCGATCAGGGCGAGACGCCCGATCCGAGCCAGGAGGTGCTGGAGCAGGCGGTGGCCGACATCGTGCGCACCTGGGCGGACGACCTGAAGGGCGTGCTGCGCACCGCCTATGGCGGCACGCGCGCGCTGGAACAGGCGCAGCGCTATGCCGATGCCTTCCAGGCGGGCTATCGCGAAATCTATTCGGCCGAAACGGCGCTTGCCGACATCCGCATCGTGGAGCGGCTGAGCGACGCGGCGGACACCGCGCTGGAGTTCACCCGGCGGGCGGGCGACGCGGCCAACCGGGTCCTGCTCAAGGTCTATCACCACCTTCTGCCGATCCCGCTGTCGGCGCGGGTGCCGATCCTGGAGAACATGGGCTTTCGGGTGATCAACGAGCGCACCTACCGGATCACCCCGGCGGACCGGCCGCTCGCCTATCTGCACGAACTCACGCTGGAGCCGGCGGGCGGCGAGGCGATCGACCTCACCGACGACCTGCGCACCCGTCTGGAGGCGCTGTTCATGGCGGTGTGGCGCGGCCGTGCGGAGTCCGACGGCTACAATGCGCTGGTGCTTTCGGCCGGGCTCGCCTGGCGCGACATCGCCATGCTGCGCGCCCTGTCGCGCTACCTGCGGCAGGCGGGCATCCGCTATTCCGAGGACTACATGTGGCGGACGCTCAACCGCTACGCCGACATCACCACCAAGCTGGTGGAGATGTTCCATCTGCGCTTCGACCCCGACCCGAACGGCGAGGACCGCTCGCTCGGCGCCGCGCGGGTCGAGCGCGACCTGTTCGACCGTCTCGACACGGTCGACAGCCTCGACGACGACCGCATCCTGCGTCGCTTCGAGAATGTCATCAACGCGATGCTGCGCACCAATTTCTACCAGCTCGACGCACACGGGCAGGCCAAGCCGACCTTTGCCTTCAAGCTCGATCCGCGCCGCATCGAGGAGCTGCCGCTGCCGCGTCCTTTTCGCGAGATCTTCGTCTACAGCCCGCGCGTGGAAGGCGTGCATCTGCGCTTCGGCATGGTGGCGCGCGGCGGCCTGCGCTGGTCCGACCGGGCGCAGGACTTCCGCACCGAGGTGCTCGGTCTGGTCAAGGCGCAGCAGGTGAAGAACGCGGTGATCGTGCCGGTCGGCGCCAAGGGCGGCTTCGTGCCCAAGCAGCTTCCCGTCGGCGGCAGCCGCGAGGAGGTCTTCAAGGAGGGCACCAGCGCCTACAAGATCTTCATTTCCTCGCTGCTCGACGTCACCGACAATCTGAGCGGCGACGCGGTCTGGCCGCCGGAGCGGGTCGTGCGGCACGATGACGACGACCCCTATCTGGTGGTCGCCGCCGACAAGGGCACGGCCACCTTCTCCGACACGGCGAACGGCATTTCCGAAAGCCGCAACTTCTGGCTGGGCGACGCCTTCGCCTCCGGCGGCTCGGCCGGCTACGACCACAAGAAGATGGGCATCACCGCGCGCGGCGCCTGGGAAGCGGTCAAGCGCCATTTCCGCGAGATGAACCGCGACATCCAGAGCGAGCCCTTCACCGTCGCCGGCATCGGCGACATGTCCGGGGACGTGTTCGGGAACGGCATGCTGCTGTCGAAGGCGATCCGGCTGGTCGCCGCCTTCGATCACCGCGACATCTTCCTCGACCCCGATCCGGACCCCGCGACGACCTGGGAGGAGCGAAAGCGCGTCTTCGACCTGGGCCGTTCGTCCTGGGCCGATTACGACGCCTCGCTGATCTCGGAGGGCGGCGGTGTGTTCTCCCGCCAGTCCAAGTCGATCCCGCTGTCGGCGCAGGTGCAGGAGATGCTCGGCCTCGCCAAGCCCAAGGCGACGCCGCAGGAGGTGATGACCGCGATCCTCAAGATGAAGGTCGACCTTCTGTGGTTCGGCGGCATCGGCACCTATGTCCGTGCGGCCGGCGAAAGCGACGCCGATGTCGGCGACCGGGCGAACGATGCGATCCGCGTGACGGCGGCCGATCTCGGCGCGCGGGTGGTCGGCGAGGGCGCCAACCTCGGCATGACCCAGAAGGCGCGCATCGCCTTCAACCGCCGCGGCGGACGCTGCAACTCCGACGCCATCGACAATTCCGCCGGCGTGAACTCCTCCGACCTTGAGGTCAACATCAAGATCGGCCTGGGGGCGGCGGTGCGCGCCAACCGGCTGTCGCTGCCCGACCGCAACGCGCTGCTGGCGGAGATGACCGAGGAGGTCGCCGCGCTGGTTCTGCGCAACAACTACCTGCAGACGCTGGCGATCAGCCTGTCGGAAACGCGCGGCATGGAGGAGTTCGGCTACCAGCGGCGCATGATGCGCCAGCTCGAACAGGCCGGCCTGCTCGACCGGGCGGTGGAGGAACTGCCCGACGACGCGGCGCTCGACGAACTCGAGGCGGCGGAACTGGGGCTCACCCGCGCCGAAACGGGCGTGCTGCTGGCCTATGCCAAGCTCACGCTCTACGACCGGCTGCTCGACAGCGACGTGCCCGACGACGCCTATCTCGCCAAGGAGCTGTTCCGCTACTTCCCGCAGCAGATGCAGGAGGCCTATGCGGAGGAGATCGCCGGCCACCGGCTGCGGCGCGAGATCATCGCCACGATGCTCGCCAACTCCATGATCAACCGGGGCGGGCCGACCTATCTCACCCGCATCGCCGATCAGACGGGGGCCGAGCCCGCGCAGATCGCGCAGGCCTTCGCGATCGTGCGCGACGCCTATGGGCTCACCGCGTTGAACGGCGAGATCGATACGCTCGACACGCGCATCGACGGGGCGCTCCAGCTGGAGCTCTATCGCGCGGTGCAGGACCTCGTCCTGGAACAGACCGTGTGGATGCTGCGCAACGTCGCCGTGGGCGCGGGGCTCGAGGCGGAGGTGACGCGCTTCCGCGACGGGATCCAGGCGCTGGCGCCGGAACTCCTGTCGATCGTGCAGGACAGCGCGCGGGCGGGGATCGCCGCCGAAACGGCCCGGCTCGAGGCCGGCGGCGTGCCGAAGGAGCTGGCCGCCCGCATCGCCCGGCTGCCGGTGGAAACGGAGATCCCCGACATCATCCTGGTGGCGGAGCAAAGCGGGCGCGATCTCGCGGAGGTGGCGGACGTCTTCTTCAAGGTCGCCGCGCATTTCCGGCTCGGCGCCATGGAGGCCAAGGCGCGCGACCTCAAGATCCTCGACTATTACGACGGGCTGGCGCTCGACCGGGCGCGGGCGACGCTCGCCGGCGCCCATCGCGACGTCACCCGCGACGCGCTGGAGGCCGGCGGCTTCGAGACCTGGCTCGCGACCCATGAGACGCGGGTGACGCGCACCGCGCGCGCCGCCGGCGAGATCATCGAAGGCGATCTGTCGGTGTCGAAGTTCTCCGTCGCCGCCGGCCTGCTCGCCGAGCTCGCATGA
- the leuD gene encoding 3-isopropylmalate dehydratase small subunit, with translation MDKFETLTGVAAPLPIINIDTDMIIPKQFLKTIKRTGLGSALFHEMRTNEDGSENPDFVLNQPAYRGAKILVAGDNFGCGSSREHAPWALLDYGIRCVISTSFADIFYNNCFKNGILPIVVSPEELEKLMDDARRGANATLTVDLEAQEIRGPDGGVITFEIDPFRKHCLINGLDDIGLTMEKAPSIDVYEKTTAESRPWV, from the coding sequence ATGGACAAGTTCGAAACGCTGACGGGTGTCGCTGCCCCGCTGCCGATCATCAACATCGACACGGACATGATCATCCCCAAGCAGTTCCTGAAGACGATCAAGCGCACCGGTCTGGGCAGCGCGCTGTTCCACGAGATGCGCACCAACGAGGACGGCTCGGAGAACCCGGACTTCGTGCTCAACCAGCCGGCCTATCGCGGCGCGAAGATCCTCGTCGCCGGCGACAACTTCGGCTGCGGCTCGAGCCGCGAGCATGCGCCCTGGGCGCTGCTGGACTACGGCATCCGCTGCGTGATCTCCACGAGCTTCGCCGACATCTTCTACAACAACTGCTTCAAGAACGGCATCCTGCCGATCGTCGTCAGCCCCGAGGAACTGGAAAAGCTGATGGACGACGCCCGGCGCGGCGCCAACGCCACGCTGACCGTCGACCTGGAAGCCCAGGAGATCCGCGGCCCCGACGGCGGCGTGATCACCTTCGAGATCGACCCGTTCCGCAAGCATTGCCTGATCAACGGCCTCGACGACATCGGCCTGACGATGGAAAAGGCGCCCTCCATCGACGTCTACGAAAAGACCACCGCCGAAAGCCGCCCCTGGGTGTGA
- the argC gene encoding N-acetyl-gamma-glutamyl-phosphate reductase has translation MVAKVFIDGEAGTTGLQIRERLARRRDLELLTIAADRRKDTAARAELLNAADVAILCLPDDAARESVALIENATTRVIDASSAHRTAEGWDYGFAEMTATQGAAIAASTRVSNPGCYPQGVIACVRPLIEAGLLPASYPVTVNAISGYSGGGRQLIESYEANGAHNAAFLPYGLTFDHKHLPEMTRYAALSATPLFQPAVGNYAQGMVTCVPLRLDTLDSVPTGAALHDALTAHYAALGESFVDVAPLVETNRTPDLDPETFNGTNRMRLHVFANDARAQAVLVAVYDNLGKGASGAAVQNLNLMLGVDAATGLAA, from the coding sequence ATGGTCGCGAAGGTGTTCATCGACGGCGAAGCCGGCACGACGGGTCTGCAGATCCGCGAGCGGCTCGCGCGTCGTCGCGACCTCGAATTGCTCACGATCGCCGCCGACAGGCGCAAGGACACGGCGGCGCGCGCCGAGCTGTTGAACGCCGCCGACGTGGCCATTCTCTGCCTGCCCGACGACGCCGCGCGCGAAAGCGTGGCGCTCATCGAGAACGCCACCACGCGGGTGATCGACGCCTCGAGCGCGCATCGCACCGCCGAGGGCTGGGACTATGGCTTCGCCGAGATGACGGCGACGCAGGGGGCGGCCATCGCCGCGTCGACGCGCGTCTCCAATCCCGGCTGCTATCCGCAAGGGGTGATCGCCTGCGTGCGGCCGCTGATCGAGGCCGGCCTGCTGCCGGCGAGCTATCCTGTCACGGTCAACGCCATTTCCGGCTATTCCGGCGGCGGGCGGCAGCTCATCGAAAGCTACGAGGCGAACGGCGCGCATAATGCCGCCTTCCTGCCCTACGGCCTGACCTTCGATCACAAGCACCTGCCGGAGATGACGCGCTATGCCGCGCTTTCCGCGACGCCGCTGTTCCAGCCGGCGGTCGGCAACTACGCGCAGGGCATGGTGACCTGCGTGCCGCTGCGCCTCGACACGCTGGACAGCGTGCCCACGGGCGCGGCGCTGCACGACGCGCTGACGGCGCATTACGCGGCCCTTGGCGAGAGCTTCGTGGACGTGGCGCCGCTGGTGGAGACCAACCGCACGCCCGATCTCGACCCCGAGACCTTCAACGGCACCAACCGCATGCGCCTGCATGTCTTCGCCAACGACGCGCGCGCCCAGGCGGTGCTCGTGGCGGTCTACGACAATCTCGGCAAGGGCGCGAGCGGCGCGGCCGTGCAGAACCTCAACCTGATGCTCGGCGTCGACGCGGCCACCGGCCTCGCCGCCTGA
- a CDS encoding c-type cytochrome has product MRNGKTQADGRGARWQRRGPGGATVALGLGLAVTAGAAPAAADPQAGLSLARIWCAECHVVETGQAGPVAEVATFAEVANRPDFSADRLAAFLAAPHPKMPGMGLSNREIADLGTYIESLRR; this is encoded by the coding sequence ATGAGAAACGGCAAGACGCAAGCGGACGGGCGGGGCGCGCGTTGGCAGAGGCGGGGTCCCGGCGGGGCGACGGTGGCGCTCGGTCTCGGTCTCGCCGTGACGGCGGGCGCGGCGCCGGCGGCGGCCGATCCGCAGGCGGGCCTGTCGCTGGCCCGCATCTGGTGCGCGGAGTGCCATGTGGTCGAGACCGGGCAGGCCGGACCGGTCGCCGAGGTGGCGACCTTCGCGGAAGTCGCCAACCGGCCGGACTTCAGCGCCGACCGGCTCGCCGCGTTTCTGGCCGCGCCGCATCCGAAGATGCCGGGCATGGGGCTGTCGAACCGCGAGATCGCCGATCTCGGCACCTATATCGAAAGCCTGCGGCGCTGA
- a CDS encoding MarR family transcriptional regulator: protein MTGDDRSPHAPVPLREETRPGGGAASQTLDAQLCFALQSTTQALGRVYARKLAPFGLTYTQYLVLLVLWERGEASVKDLGAALFLDSGTLTPVLKRLEAAGHVTRRRDAADERRVLVSLSASGQALQDALASLPGEIAALGADTGVDLARLKRDLESLRAALVASADEA from the coding sequence ATGACCGGGGATGACCGCTCCCCTCACGCGCCCGTGCCTTTGCGCGAGGAGACCCGCCCGGGCGGCGGCGCGGCAAGCCAGACGCTCGACGCGCAACTGTGCTTCGCCCTGCAGTCCACGACCCAGGCGCTGGGCCGGGTCTATGCGCGCAAGCTCGCGCCCTTCGGTCTGACCTACACGCAATATCTGGTGTTGCTGGTGCTGTGGGAGCGCGGCGAGGCTTCCGTGAAGGATCTTGGCGCGGCGCTTTTTCTGGACTCGGGCACGCTGACCCCGGTGCTCAAGCGGCTCGAGGCGGCGGGGCATGTCACCCGCCGGCGCGACGCGGCGGACGAGCGCCGCGTTCTCGTGTCCTTAAGCGCCTCGGGGCAGGCCCTGCAAGATGCGCTTGCCTCCCTGCCGGGCGAAATCGCCGCGCTCGGCGCCGACACGGGCGTCGATCTTGCCCGCCTCAAGCGCGACCTGGAATCCTTGCGCGCCGCGCTCGTCGCATCCGCCGACGAGGCGTGA
- a CDS encoding peroxidase-related enzyme (This protein belongs to a clade of uncharacterized proteins related to peroxidases such as the alkylhydroperoxidase AhpD.): MTDTAKTDTGKTDTGQTDPQPPVALHLPRETELSPETEAYFAKCREKLGLVPNVLSAYAFNQAKLDAFTAMYNDLMLADSGLDKLEREMIAVAVSAVNRCFYCLTAHGAAVRQLSGDPELGELMVMNYRVADLSPRHRAMLDFAVKLTERPAEILESDRQALRDAGFSDRDIWDIAAVAAFFNMSNRVAAATDMRPNPEYHGMAR; this comes from the coding sequence ATGACCGACACTGCCAAGACCGACACCGGCAAGACCGACACCGGCCAGACCGACCCGCAACCGCCGGTGGCCCTTCACCTGCCCCGGGAGACGGAACTCAGCCCGGAAACCGAGGCCTATTTCGCCAAATGCCGGGAAAAGCTCGGTCTCGTGCCGAACGTGCTGAGCGCCTATGCCTTCAATCAGGCGAAGCTCGACGCCTTCACCGCCATGTACAACGACCTGATGCTCGCCGACAGCGGACTGGACAAGCTGGAGCGCGAGATGATCGCGGTCGCGGTCTCCGCCGTGAACCGCTGCTTCTATTGCCTGACGGCCCATGGCGCCGCCGTGCGGCAATTGTCCGGCGATCCGGAACTCGGCGAACTCATGGTGATGAACTACCGCGTCGCGGATCTCTCGCCGCGCCACCGCGCCATGCTCGACTTCGCCGTCAAGCTGACCGAGCGCCCGGCGGAAATCCTGGAGAGCGACCGGCAGGCGCTGCGCGACGCCGGCTTCAGCGACCGCGACATCTGGGACATCGCGGCGGTCGCCGCCTTCTTCAACATGTCGAACCGGGTCGCGGCGGCCACCGACATGCGGCCCAATCCCGAATATCACGGCATGGCGCGCTGA
- a CDS encoding MFS transporter yields MTAPARDDRDPDAADGGVGVPRGAVPAWLLFDWAAQPFFTLVTTFVFAPYFASAVAATPAEGQALWGYATAAAGLAIAVLAPVLGAIADRTGARKPWIAAFSVPFVLGCAALWLAVPGTPASVAIALVAFAVATLGVEFATVFTNAMMPDLVPRRRLGRLSGSGWAMGYFGGLVSLVVALGLMAANPDTGKTLLGLDPILGLDPATRAGDRAAGPLSALWYLVFVLPLFFLVPDVPRRAVRLSEAVRHGLSDLADTARKARANRQVLTFLLANMIYKDGLVALFAFGGIYAAGVLGWSTIEIGTFGILLTVTGTFGAVIGGRLDDRLGPKPVIAGALVVLIVCGLGLVSVDRDTVFFVIDTAPPAAESGLFSTLPEQVFLVLGGLLGAVAGPLQAASRTLLVHLAPRPMLTQYFGLFALSGKVTSFLAPLLVGLVTAATASQAAGMAVILVFFVSGLALLARVRDPR; encoded by the coding sequence ATGACGGCTCCAGCGCGGGACGACAGGGACCCCGATGCCGCCGACGGCGGCGTCGGGGTGCCGCGCGGGGCGGTGCCGGCCTGGTTGCTGTTCGACTGGGCCGCGCAGCCCTTCTTCACGCTGGTGACGACCTTCGTCTTCGCGCCCTATTTCGCCTCCGCCGTCGCCGCGACACCGGCTGAGGGGCAGGCCCTGTGGGGCTATGCCACGGCCGCCGCCGGGCTCGCCATTGCCGTGCTCGCGCCGGTGCTCGGGGCGATCGCCGACAGGACCGGCGCGCGCAAGCCCTGGATCGCGGCCTTCTCCGTGCCCTTCGTGCTTGGCTGTGCCGCACTCTGGCTGGCCGTGCCGGGCACGCCCGCAAGCGTCGCCATCGCGCTTGTCGCCTTCGCGGTCGCCACCCTCGGGGTGGAGTTCGCCACCGTCTTCACCAATGCGATGATGCCGGATCTCGTGCCGCGCCGACGGCTCGGTCGGCTGTCGGGAAGCGGCTGGGCGATGGGCTATTTCGGCGGGCTCGTCTCGCTGGTGGTGGCGCTCGGGCTGATGGCCGCCAATCCGGACACCGGCAAGACGCTGCTCGGCCTCGATCCGATCCTTGGGCTCGATCCGGCGACGCGCGCGGGCGACCGGGCGGCCGGTCCCTTATCGGCGCTGTGGTATCTCGTTTTCGTGCTGCCGCTGTTTTTTCTGGTGCCGGACGTGCCGCGCCGGGCCGTGCGGCTGTCGGAGGCGGTACGCCACGGGCTCTCCGACCTTGCCGACACGGCGCGCAAGGCGCGGGCCAACCGGCAGGTGCTCACTTTCCTGCTCGCCAACATGATCTACAAGGACGGGCTGGTCGCGCTCTTCGCCTTCGGCGGCATCTACGCCGCCGGCGTGCTCGGCTGGTCGACCATCGAGATCGGCACCTTCGGCATCCTGCTGACCGTGACCGGCACCTTCGGCGCGGTGATCGGCGGCCGGCTCGACGACCGGCTCGGGCCGAAGCCGGTGATCGCCGGTGCGCTCGTCGTGCTGATCGTCTGCGGGCTCGGGCTCGTGTCGGTGGATCGGGACACGGTGTTCTTCGTGATCGACACCGCCCCGCCGGCGGCGGAGAGCGGGCTCTTTTCGACCCTGCCGGAACAGGTCTTTCTGGTGCTGGGCGGCCTGCTCGGCGCGGTGGCGGGGCCCCTGCAGGCGGCCTCGCGGACGCTTCTGGTGCATCTCGCGCCGCGGCCGATGCTGACCCAGTATTTCGGGCTCTTCGCCCTGTCGGGCAAGGTGACGAGCTTCCTCGCGCCGCTGCTTGTCGGGCTGGTCACGGCGGCAACCGCCAGCCAGGCCGCCGGCATGGCGGTAATCCTGGTCTTCTTCGTCAGCGGGCTGGCCCTGCTCGCGCGGGTCCGCGACCCGCGCTGA
- a CDS encoding organic hydroperoxide resistance protein yields the protein MTPLYTAHATAAGGRTGTARSDDGRLDVTLSTPAALGGDDGPGTNPEQMFAAGYSACFLGAMKYVAGQDKIALPAETTVSADVSIGPRADGGGFSISVTLTIALPGLERAQAQALVDKAHVVCPYSHATRDNIPVTLTLA from the coding sequence ATGACCCCGCTTTACACCGCCCATGCCACGGCCGCCGGCGGCCGCACCGGCACCGCCCGCTCCGACGACGGCCGCCTCGACGTGACGCTTTCCACCCCGGCCGCGCTCGGCGGCGACGACGGTCCCGGCACCAACCCCGAACAGATGTTCGCCGCCGGCTATTCCGCCTGTTTTCTGGGCGCGATGAAATATGTCGCCGGTCAGGACAAGATCGCGCTGCCGGCCGAGACCACGGTGTCGGCGGATGTCAGCATCGGCCCGCGCGCCGATGGCGGCGGCTTTTCCATCTCCGTCACCCTGACGATTGCCCTGCCCGGCCTGGAGCGCGCGCAGGCGCAGGCGCTTGTCGACAAGGCGCATGTGGTCTGCCCCTATTCCCATGCCACGCGCGACAACATTCCCGTCACGCTGACACTCGCCTGA